A genomic window from Klebsiella quasipneumoniae subsp. quasipneumoniae includes:
- the gpmM gene encoding 2,3-bisphosphoglycerate-independent phosphoglycerate mutase, with protein MSVTKKPMVLVILDGYGYREDQQDNAIYSAKTPVMDALWAKRPHTLIDASGLEVGLPDRQMGNSEVGHVNLGAGRIVYQDLTRLDVEIKERTFFANPVLTAAVDKAVAAGKAVHIMGLMSPGGVHSHEDHIMAMVELAAERGAEKIYLHAFLDGRDTPPRSAEKTLAKFEAKFAALGKGRIASLIGRYYAMDRDNRWDRVEQAYDLMTLAKGEFQADTAVAGLQAAYARDENDEFVKATVIRAAGQADAAMEDGDALIFMNFRADRAREITRAFVNADFDGFARKKVVNLDFVMLTEYAADIKVACAYPPASLANTFGEWMAKHDKTQLRISETEKYAHVTFFFNGGVEEPFKGEERILINSPKVATYDLQPEMSSAELTEKLVAAIKGGQYDTIICNYPNGDMVGHTGVMEAAVKAVEALDHCIDQVAQAVESVGGQLLITADHGNAEQMRDPATGQAHTAHTNLPVPLIYVGNKAVKAVNGGKLSDIAPTMLSLMGMEIPQEMTGKPLFIVE; from the coding sequence ATGTCGGTTACTAAAAAACCTATGGTACTGGTGATTCTGGATGGCTACGGCTATCGCGAAGACCAACAGGATAACGCCATTTACAGCGCTAAAACGCCGGTAATGGACGCCCTGTGGGCCAAACGTCCGCATACCCTGATCGATGCATCCGGCCTGGAAGTTGGCCTGCCGGACCGTCAGATGGGGAACTCCGAAGTGGGCCACGTCAACCTGGGCGCCGGTCGTATCGTCTATCAGGACCTGACCCGTCTCGATGTGGAAATTAAAGAACGCACCTTCTTCGCCAACCCGGTACTGACCGCCGCGGTCGATAAAGCGGTTGCCGCGGGTAAAGCGGTACATATCATGGGTCTGATGTCTCCGGGCGGCGTTCACAGCCATGAGGATCACATCATGGCGATGGTGGAGCTGGCGGCAGAGCGCGGCGCTGAGAAGATCTACCTGCACGCTTTCCTCGACGGTCGTGACACCCCACCGCGCAGCGCGGAAAAAACGCTGGCAAAATTCGAAGCCAAATTTGCCGCGCTGGGCAAGGGCCGCATCGCGTCGCTCATTGGCCGCTACTACGCCATGGACCGCGATAACCGCTGGGATCGCGTTGAGCAGGCTTACGATCTGATGACGCTGGCGAAAGGCGAATTCCAGGCCGATACCGCCGTCGCCGGCCTGCAGGCTGCCTACGCCCGTGACGAAAACGACGAGTTCGTGAAAGCGACCGTGATCCGCGCCGCCGGCCAGGCCGACGCCGCGATGGAAGATGGCGATGCGCTGATCTTCATGAACTTCCGTGCTGACCGCGCACGCGAAATCACCCGCGCCTTCGTCAACGCCGACTTCGACGGCTTTGCGCGTAAGAAAGTGGTTAACCTCGACTTCGTGATGCTCACCGAATATGCCGCCGACATCAAAGTGGCCTGCGCCTACCCGCCCGCCTCGCTGGCCAATACCTTCGGCGAGTGGATGGCGAAGCACGATAAAACCCAGCTGCGCATCTCCGAAACCGAGAAATACGCCCACGTCACCTTCTTCTTCAACGGCGGCGTAGAAGAGCCGTTCAAAGGCGAAGAGCGGATTCTGATTAACTCGCCGAAAGTGGCGACCTACGATCTGCAGCCGGAAATGAGCTCCGCCGAGCTGACCGAAAAACTGGTCGCGGCCATCAAAGGCGGCCAGTACGACACCATCATCTGTAACTACCCGAACGGCGATATGGTTGGCCATACCGGCGTGATGGAAGCGGCAGTGAAAGCCGTTGAAGCGCTGGATCACTGTATCGATCAGGTGGCGCAGGCGGTGGAATCCGTTGGCGGCCAGCTGCTGATCACCGCCGACCACGGTAACGCCGAACAGATGCGCGACCCGGCCACCGGTCAGGCGCACACCGCCCACACTAACCTGCCGGTTCCGCTGATCTACGTCGGTAACAAAGCGGTCAAAGCGGTCAATGGCGGCAAACTTTCAGACATCGCCCCGACCATGCTGTCGCTGATGGGAATGGAAATCCCGCAAGAGATGACTGGCAAGCCGCTGTTCATCGTGGAATAA
- a CDS encoding rhodanese-like domain-containing protein, protein MQEIMQFIGRHPVLSIAWIALLGAVLFTTFKGLMSKVKVITRGEATRLINKEDAVVVDLRQRDDFRKGHIAGAINLLPSDIKANNVGELEKHKSQPIIVVDGSGMQAQEPASALNKAGFEKVFVLKEGIAGWSGENLPLVRGK, encoded by the coding sequence ATGCAAGAAATTATGCAATTCATCGGCCGTCACCCTGTTCTGAGCATCGCGTGGATCGCGCTGCTGGGGGCGGTGCTGTTCACCACCTTCAAGGGCCTGATGTCGAAAGTTAAAGTCATCACCCGTGGTGAAGCGACGCGTCTTATCAATAAAGAAGACGCGGTGGTGGTCGACCTGCGTCAGCGTGACGATTTCCGTAAAGGCCATATTGCCGGCGCCATCAACCTGCTGCCCAGCGATATCAAAGCGAATAACGTCGGCGAGTTGGAAAAACACAAATCGCAACCCATTATTGTGGTAGACGGTTCCGGCATGCAGGCGCAAGAGCCAGCCAGCGCGCTGAACAAAGCCGGGTTTGAAAAAGTCTTTGTACTGAAAGAGGGCATTGCTGGCTGGAGCGGCGAAAACCTCCCTCTGGTACGCGGCAAATAA
- the grxC gene encoding glutaredoxin 3: MANIEIYTKATCPFCIRAKALLNSKGVTFHELPIDGDAAKREEMIQRSGRTTVPQIFIDAQHIGGCDDLYALDSRGGLDPLLR, encoded by the coding sequence ATGGCCAATATTGAGATCTACACCAAAGCGACCTGCCCGTTCTGCATCCGCGCGAAAGCGCTGCTGAACAGCAAAGGCGTAACGTTCCATGAGTTGCCGATCGATGGCGATGCCGCGAAGCGTGAGGAGATGATCCAGCGCAGCGGACGGACGACGGTTCCGCAGATTTTTATTGATGCGCAGCACATTGGCGGCTGTGACGACTTGTATGCGCTTGATTCACGTGGTGGACTTGATCCCCTCTTGCGCTAA
- the secB gene encoding protein-export chaperone SecB, with protein MSEQNSTEMTFQIQRIYTKDISFEAPNAPQVFQKDWQPEVKLDLDTASTQLAEGVYEVVLRVTVTAALGEETAFLCEVQQGGIFSIDGIEGTQMAHCLGAYCPNILFPYARECITSLVSRGTFPQLNLAPVNFDALFMNYLQQQAGEGAEQHQDA; from the coding sequence ATGTCAGAACAAAACAGCACCGAAATGACCTTCCAGATCCAGCGTATCTATACCAAAGATATCTCTTTTGAAGCGCCGAACGCGCCGCAAGTTTTCCAGAAAGACTGGCAGCCGGAAGTTAAACTTGATCTGGATACCGCCTCCACCCAGCTGGCTGAAGGCGTTTATGAAGTGGTGCTGCGTGTAACCGTGACCGCCGCGCTGGGCGAAGAGACCGCGTTCCTCTGCGAAGTACAGCAGGGCGGTATTTTCTCCATCGACGGCATCGAAGGCACCCAGATGGCGCACTGCCTTGGCGCATACTGCCCGAACATTCTGTTCCCGTACGCGCGCGAGTGCATCACCAGCCTGGTTTCCCGCGGTACCTTCCCGCAACTTAACCTTGCGCCAGTGAACTTCGATGCGCTGTTTATGAACTATCTGCAGCAGCAGGCTGGCGAAGGTGCAGAACAACATCAGGATGCCTGA
- the gpsA gene encoding NAD(P)H-dependent glycerol-3-phosphate dehydrogenase translates to MNALNAAMTVIGAGSYGTALAITLARNGHHVVLWGHDPKHIATLQHDRCNAAFLPDVPFPDTLHLESDLATALAASRDILVVVPSHVFGQVLRQIKPLMRPDARLVWATKGLEAETGRLLQDVAREALGDDIPLAVISGPTFAKELAAGLPTAISLAATDPQFAEDLQHLLHCGKSFRVYINPDFIGVQLGGAVKNVIAIGAGMSDGIGFGANARTALITRGLVEMSRLGAALGADPETFMGMAGLGDLVLTCTDNQSRNRRFGMMLGQGMDVQSAQEKIGQVVEGYRNTKEVRVLAQRLGVEMPITEEIYQVLYCGKIAREAALTLLGRARKDERSSN, encoded by the coding sequence ATGAACGCACTTAATGCTGCAATGACTGTGATCGGTGCCGGCTCTTACGGCACCGCTCTTGCCATCACCCTGGCAAGAAATGGCCACCACGTTGTGCTCTGGGGCCATGACCCGAAACATATCGCGACGCTGCAACACGATCGCTGCAACGCCGCGTTCCTTCCCGATGTGCCTTTCCCGGATACGCTGCATCTTGAAAGCGACCTGGCCACCGCCCTGGCCGCCAGCCGCGATATTTTGGTGGTGGTGCCAAGCCATGTGTTTGGTCAGGTGTTACGCCAGATTAAACCGCTGATGCGTCCTGACGCGCGTCTGGTATGGGCGACCAAAGGTCTCGAGGCCGAAACCGGTCGTCTGCTGCAGGACGTGGCGCGTGAAGCGCTGGGCGATGATATCCCGCTGGCGGTGATCTCCGGGCCAACCTTCGCCAAAGAGCTGGCCGCCGGCCTGCCGACGGCGATTTCGCTGGCGGCGACGGATCCGCAGTTTGCCGAGGATCTGCAGCACCTGCTGCACTGCGGCAAGAGCTTCCGCGTCTACATCAATCCGGACTTTATCGGCGTCCAGCTCGGCGGCGCGGTGAAAAACGTCATCGCCATCGGGGCGGGGATGTCGGACGGCATCGGCTTCGGCGCCAATGCGCGGACGGCGCTGATTACCCGTGGCCTGGTGGAAATGTCTCGCCTTGGCGCGGCGCTGGGCGCCGACCCGGAAACCTTTATGGGCATGGCCGGTCTCGGTGACCTGGTGCTCACCTGCACCGACAACCAGTCCCGTAACCGTCGCTTCGGCATGATGCTCGGCCAGGGGATGGACGTGCAAAGCGCCCAGGAAAAGATTGGCCAGGTGGTTGAAGGCTACCGCAATACCAAGGAAGTTCGCGTTCTGGCACAGCGTTTAGGTGTCGAAATGCCAATAACCGAGGAAATTTATCAGGTATTGTATTGCGGAAAAATTGCGCGCGAGGCAGCATTGACCTTATTGGGTCGCGCCCGCAAGGACGAGCGCAGCAGCAATTAG
- the cysE gene encoding serine O-acetyltransferase, with amino-acid sequence MPCEELDIVWNNIKAEARALADCEPMLASFYHATLLKHENLGSALSYMLANKLASPIMPAIAIREVVEEAYAADPEMIASAACDIQAVRTRDPAVDKYSTPLLYLKGFHALQAYRIGHWLWTQGRRALAIFLQNQVSVSFQVDIHPAAKIGRGIMLDHATGIVVGETAVIEDDVSILQSVTLGGTGKTSGDRHPKIREGVMIGAGAKILGNIEVGRGAKIGAGSVVLQPVPPHTTAAGVPARIVGKPESDKPAMDMDQHFNGIHHTFEYGDGI; translated from the coding sequence ATGCCGTGTGAAGAACTGGATATCGTCTGGAATAATATTAAAGCCGAAGCCCGGGCTCTGGCGGACTGTGAGCCAATGCTCGCCAGTTTTTACCACGCAACGCTACTCAAGCATGAAAATCTGGGCAGCGCGCTGAGCTATATGCTGGCCAATAAGCTGGCTTCCCCGATTATGCCGGCTATCGCCATTCGCGAAGTGGTGGAAGAAGCCTACGCCGCCGACCCGGAAATGATCGCCTCGGCGGCCTGCGATATTCAGGCGGTGCGCACGCGTGACCCGGCGGTGGATAAATACTCGACGCCGTTGCTCTATCTGAAGGGTTTCCATGCCCTGCAGGCCTATCGTATCGGCCACTGGCTGTGGACTCAGGGCCGGCGTGCGCTGGCGATTTTCCTGCAAAACCAGGTGTCCGTCTCTTTCCAGGTGGATATCCACCCGGCGGCGAAAATCGGCCGCGGGATTATGCTCGACCACGCCACCGGTATTGTGGTTGGCGAAACGGCGGTGATTGAGGATGACGTCTCTATTCTGCAGTCGGTCACCCTTGGCGGTACTGGTAAAACCAGCGGCGACCGTCACCCGAAAATTCGCGAAGGCGTGATGATTGGCGCCGGGGCGAAAATCCTCGGCAATATCGAAGTCGGGCGTGGGGCGAAGATTGGCGCCGGTTCGGTGGTATTGCAGCCGGTTCCGCCTCACACCACCGCCGCAGGCGTGCCGGCGCGTATCGTCGGCAAGCCGGAGAGCGACAAGCCGGCGATGGATATGGATCAGCATTTCAACGGCATCCACCACACTTTCGAGTACGGCGACGGGATTTAA
- the trmL gene encoding tRNA (uridine(34)/cytosine(34)/5-carboxymethylaminomethyluridine(34)-2'-O)-methyltransferase TrmL, whose product MLNIVLFEPEIPPNTGNIIRLCANTGFSLHIIEPMGFTWDDKRLRRAGLDYHEFTAVQRHADYAAFIASAQPQRLFALTTKGTPAHSAVSYQDGDFLMFGPETRGLPASILDALPPEQKIRIPMMPDSRSMNLSNAVSVVVYEAWRQLGYPGAVLRS is encoded by the coding sequence ATGCTGAACATCGTGTTATTCGAACCAGAGATCCCGCCGAACACCGGGAATATTATCCGCCTGTGCGCCAACACGGGCTTCAGTCTGCATATCATTGAGCCCATGGGCTTCACCTGGGACGATAAGCGCCTGAGACGCGCCGGACTGGACTATCACGAGTTCACCGCCGTGCAGCGCCACGCCGATTACGCGGCGTTTATCGCCAGCGCGCAGCCGCAGCGTCTGTTCGCCCTGACCACCAAAGGTACGCCGGCGCACAGCGCGGTGAGCTATCAGGATGGCGATTTCTTGATGTTTGGTCCGGAAACCCGCGGTCTGCCGGCCAGCATCCTTGATGCCCTGCCGCCGGAGCAGAAAATTCGGATTCCGATGATGCCGGACAGCCGCAGCATGAACCTGTCAAACGCGGTGTCGGTGGTGGTGTACGAGGCCTGGCGGCAGCTGGGGTATCCAGGCGCCGTGCTGCGCAGCTAA
- the lldD gene encoding FMN-dependent L-lactate dehydrogenase LldD has protein sequence MIISAASDYRAAAQRILPPFLFHYIDGGAYAEHTLRRNVEDLSDVALRQRILRNMSDLSLETTLFNEKLAMPTALAPVGLCGMYARRGEVQAAGAADDKGIPFTLSTVSVCPIEEVAPTIKRPMWFQLYVLRDRGFMRNALERAKAAGCSTLVFTVDMPTPGARYRDAHSGMSGPNAALRRYWQAVTHPQWAWDVGLNGRPHDLGNISAYLGQPTGLEDYIGWLANNFDPSISWKDLEWIRDFWDGPMVIKGILDPEDARDAVRFGADGIVVSNHGGRQLDGVLSSARALPAIADAVKGDITILADSGIRNGLDVVRMIALGADSVLLGRAYLYALATHGKQGVANLLNLIEKEMKVAMTLTGAKTIADISRDSLVQNAEALQTFDALKQHNAA, from the coding sequence ATGATTATTTCCGCCGCCAGCGACTATCGCGCCGCCGCCCAGCGTATCCTGCCGCCGTTCCTGTTCCACTATATCGACGGCGGGGCTTACGCCGAACATACCCTGCGCCGCAACGTCGAGGACCTTTCCGACGTGGCGCTGCGCCAGCGTATTCTGCGCAATATGTCGGACCTGAGCCTCGAGACCACCCTCTTCAACGAGAAGCTGGCGATGCCGACGGCGCTGGCGCCGGTGGGGCTGTGCGGAATGTACGCCCGCCGCGGCGAAGTGCAGGCCGCCGGCGCAGCGGATGACAAAGGCATTCCGTTTACCCTCTCCACCGTTTCCGTCTGCCCGATCGAAGAGGTCGCCCCGACCATCAAGCGGCCGATGTGGTTCCAGCTGTATGTTCTGCGCGACCGCGGCTTTATGCGCAATGCGCTGGAGCGCGCGAAGGCGGCGGGTTGTTCAACGCTGGTCTTTACCGTCGATATGCCGACTCCCGGCGCCCGCTACCGCGACGCCCATTCCGGCATGAGCGGCCCGAACGCCGCCCTGCGCCGCTACTGGCAGGCGGTCACCCATCCGCAGTGGGCATGGGACGTAGGCCTCAACGGCCGTCCGCACGATCTGGGGAATATCTCCGCCTATCTCGGCCAGCCGACCGGCCTGGAGGATTACATCGGCTGGCTGGCGAATAACTTCGATCCGTCGATTTCATGGAAAGACCTCGAGTGGATCCGTGATTTCTGGGACGGACCGATGGTGATCAAAGGGATCCTCGACCCGGAGGACGCCCGCGACGCGGTACGCTTCGGCGCCGACGGCATTGTGGTCTCCAACCACGGCGGCCGCCAGCTTGACGGCGTGCTCTCCTCCGCCCGCGCCCTGCCGGCGATTGCCGACGCGGTGAAAGGCGACATTACCATTCTCGCCGACAGCGGCATCCGCAACGGTCTCGACGTCGTGCGCATGATCGCCCTGGGCGCCGACAGCGTACTGCTGGGCCGCGCTTACCTGTACGCCCTGGCGACCCATGGCAAGCAGGGAGTGGCGAATCTGCTGAATCTGATCGAGAAAGAGATGAAGGTGGCGATGACCCTGACCGGCGCAAAAACCATCGCGGACATTAGCCGTGATTCGCTGGTGCAGAACGCGGAGGCGCTGCAGACCTTCGATGCGCTGAAGCAGCATAACGCGGCATAA
- the lldR gene encoding transcriptional regulator LldR — MIVMPKRLADDVARRVRALIEEQQLEAGMRLPAERQLAAQLGVSRNSLREALAMLVNEGVLLSRRGGGTFVRFQHEPWSEQNIVQPLKTLLADDPDYSFDILEARHAIEASTAWHAAMRATDADKEKIRLCFEATQSEDPDIASQADVRFHLAIAEASHNVVLLQTMRGFFDLLHSSVKQSRQRMYLVPPVFARLTEQHQAVMEAIVAGDAEAARQAMMAHLGFVHATIKRFDEDQARQARITRLPGDAIDNSRENS, encoded by the coding sequence GTGATAGTGATGCCTAAACGCCTGGCCGACGACGTGGCGCGTCGCGTCCGGGCGCTGATTGAAGAACAACAGCTGGAGGCGGGCATGCGACTGCCCGCCGAGCGCCAGCTCGCCGCTCAGCTCGGCGTCTCGCGCAATTCCCTGCGCGAAGCGCTGGCGATGCTGGTCAATGAAGGGGTGCTGCTGAGCCGTCGCGGCGGCGGCACTTTCGTCCGCTTTCAGCATGAGCCGTGGTCGGAGCAAAACATCGTCCAGCCGCTGAAGACGCTGCTGGCCGATGACCCTGACTACAGCTTCGACATCCTCGAGGCCCGCCACGCCATCGAAGCCAGCACCGCGTGGCACGCGGCGATGCGGGCCACCGACGCCGATAAAGAAAAAATTCGCCTGTGCTTTGAAGCGACCCAGAGCGAAGACCCGGATATCGCCTCGCAGGCGGACGTCCGCTTTCATCTGGCCATCGCCGAAGCCTCGCATAACGTGGTGCTCCTGCAAACCATGCGCGGCTTTTTCGACCTGCTGCACTCCTCCGTCAAGCAGAGCCGTCAGCGGATGTATCTGGTGCCGCCGGTTTTTGCCCGCCTGACCGAACAGCACCAGGCCGTCATGGAGGCGATTGTCGCCGGCGACGCCGAGGCGGCGCGCCAGGCGATGATGGCCCACTTAGGTTTTGTCCACGCCACCATTAAACGTTTTGATGAAGACCAGGCCCGCCAGGCGCGAATTACCCGCCTGCCCGGCGATGCTATTGATAATTCCAGGGAGAATTCGTGA
- the lldP gene encoding L-lactate permease: MNLWQQNYDPAGNIWLSSLIASLPILFFFFALIKLKLKGYLAATWTVAIALAVALLFYKMPVDRALASVVYGFFYGLWPIAWIIIAAVFVYKISVKTGQFDIIRSSILSITPDQRLQMLIVGFSFGAFLEGAAGFGAPVAITAALLVGLGFNPLYAAGLCLIVNTAPVAFGAMGIPILVAGQVTGIDSFAIGQMVGRQLPFLTIIVLFWIMAIMDGWRGIKETWPAVMVAGGSFAIAQYLSSNFLGPELPDIISSLVSLVCLTLFLKRWQPVRIFRFGDIGASQVDMTLARTRYTAGQVIRAWSPFLFLTATVTLWSVPPFKALFAPGGAMYDFVINISVPFLDKMVARMPPVVSAATPYAAIYKFDWLSATGTAILFAALLSIVWLRMKPKDALTTFAGTLKDLALPIYSIGMVLAFAFISNYSGLSSTLALALAHTGHAFTFFSPFLGWLGVFLTGSDTSSNALFAALQATAAQQIGVSDILLVAANTTGGVTGKMISPQSIAIACAAVGLVGKESDLFRFTVKHSLIFTCMVGLITTLQAYVLTWMIP, from the coding sequence ATGAATCTCTGGCAACAAAACTACGATCCCGCCGGTAATATCTGGTTATCCAGTCTTATCGCATCGCTACCGATTCTGTTTTTCTTTTTTGCGCTGATAAAGCTCAAACTGAAAGGCTATCTCGCCGCTACCTGGACCGTTGCGATCGCCCTGGCCGTCGCATTGCTGTTCTATAAAATGCCGGTGGACCGCGCCCTGGCCTCGGTGGTGTATGGCTTCTTCTACGGACTGTGGCCCATCGCCTGGATTATTATTGCCGCAGTCTTCGTCTATAAAATCTCGGTGAAGACCGGACAGTTCGACATTATCCGCTCGTCGATCCTGTCGATTACGCCTGACCAGCGCCTGCAGATGCTGATCGTCGGCTTCTCGTTCGGCGCCTTTCTCGAAGGGGCGGCGGGATTTGGCGCGCCGGTGGCGATTACCGCGGCGCTGCTGGTCGGCCTCGGGTTTAACCCGCTGTATGCCGCAGGCCTGTGCCTGATCGTCAACACCGCGCCGGTGGCCTTCGGCGCGATGGGCATCCCGATCCTGGTAGCCGGTCAGGTGACCGGTATCGACAGCTTCGCCATCGGCCAGATGGTGGGTCGCCAGCTGCCGTTCCTGACCATTATCGTGCTGTTCTGGATCATGGCGATTATGGACGGCTGGCGGGGCATCAAAGAGACCTGGCCGGCGGTGATGGTCGCAGGCGGCTCGTTCGCTATCGCCCAGTACCTCAGCTCTAACTTCCTTGGCCCGGAGCTGCCGGACATCATCTCATCGCTGGTCTCCCTGGTCTGCCTGACCCTGTTCCTCAAACGCTGGCAGCCGGTGCGCATCTTCCGCTTTGGCGATATCGGCGCCTCGCAGGTGGATATGACGCTGGCCCGCACGCGCTACACCGCGGGACAAGTGATCCGCGCCTGGTCGCCGTTCCTGTTCCTGACCGCCACCGTGACCCTGTGGAGCGTGCCGCCGTTCAAAGCGCTGTTCGCACCGGGCGGCGCGATGTATGACTTCGTCATCAATATTTCGGTGCCGTTCCTCGATAAAATGGTCGCACGCATGCCGCCGGTGGTCAGCGCCGCGACGCCTTACGCCGCCATCTATAAGTTTGACTGGCTGTCGGCAACCGGCACCGCCATTCTGTTCGCCGCCCTGCTGTCCATCGTCTGGCTGCGCATGAAGCCGAAAGACGCGCTGACCACCTTCGCCGGAACGCTGAAGGACCTGGCGCTGCCGATCTACTCTATCGGCATGGTGCTGGCGTTCGCCTTTATCTCCAACTACTCCGGGCTGTCGTCGACCCTGGCCCTGGCGCTGGCCCATACCGGCCACGCGTTTACCTTCTTCTCGCCGTTCCTGGGCTGGCTGGGGGTATTCCTGACCGGTTCGGACACCTCGTCTAACGCCCTGTTCGCCGCGTTGCAGGCAACGGCGGCGCAGCAGATTGGCGTCTCCGATATCCTGCTGGTCGCGGCCAATACCACCGGCGGCGTCACCGGCAAGATGATTTCCCCGCAGTCGATCGCCATCGCCTGCGCCGCGGTAGGCCTGGTGGGTAAAGAGTCGGATCTGTTCCGCTTTACCGTCAAACACAGCCTGATCTTCACCTGCATGGTGGGTCTGATCACTACGCTGCAGGCCTACGTTTTAACCTGGATGATACCGTGA
- a CDS encoding YibL family ribosome-associated protein, with amino-acid sequence MKEVEKNEIKRLSDRLDAIRHQQAELSLVEAADKYAELEKEKATLETEIERLRSVQSQKLSKEAQKLMSLPFRRAITKKEQADMGKLKKSVRGLVVVHPMTALGREMGLKEMTGFARSEF; translated from the coding sequence ATGAAAGAAGTCGAAAAGAATGAAATCAAACGTCTGAGCGATCGTCTCGACGCCATCCGCCACCAGCAGGCCGAGCTGTCGCTGGTGGAAGCTGCCGATAAATACGCGGAGCTGGAGAAAGAAAAAGCCACTCTGGAAACGGAGATTGAACGTCTGCGTTCCGTCCAGAGCCAGAAGCTGAGCAAAGAGGCGCAGAAGCTGATGAGCCTGCCGTTCCGCCGCGCGATTACCAAAAAAGAGCAGGCCGATATGGGTAAGCTGAAGAAAAGCGTCCGCGGCCTGGTGGTCGTCCATCCGATGACCGCCCTGGGCCGGGAAATGGGCCTGAAAGAGATGACCGGTTTCGCCCGCAGCGAATTCTGA